The stretch of DNA CCGGACACCCAGGAGCGATTCCGGTCGTACAAGGGGACGTGGAGCTTCGCTCGGTTCAAGGCGAATCTGTCCGATGCGCTGCACTTCAACAGCTATCGGATCGCTCGTCAGCCCGAGTACGAGATCCAGCGCTGTGGGCTGCAGCTTCCGCCAGAACTGGATGAGAAGTGACCAATGCGATCCTGTGAGCGATCTGAGTGACAGATGTGACAGAGCTTGCCCATGAGGATCTCGGAACGGTAACGTCCGTTGCTGATCGATCGATAGATGCGTGACAGGGTTTGTTACCGCAGGGTGCGAACATGAAGCGAACGGTCGCACCGACATCAACATGCGTGATACGTGTCACAGCGTTTGGGTCGGGGTGCCGGTCTCGATAAGCTTCGTCACATCATTTGGATGTGGCGTGTGTGAATCGGGGTCGCGCCGGCCGGCAAGCGGGTCTCGGGTGAGCGATCACCGGAGGGTCGAAACGACGTTAGGGAGATTTCAGTCAATGCGTGAAGCGAAGAGCACGCGGCGCTATGGGCGGAAGCTGACCGCCCTGGTCCTCGCGGTACTCACCGCCATGGGCGTGATGGCCACATCGATGGGTACCGGTAAGGCCGATGCGGCTCCGGGCTTCCAGGAGTTCTGGATCGACGCCTGCGGCATGCCGACCAACGGTGCGTTCGGCAACAAGTCGATGGCCCCGGGCAAGGTCAAGGTCCGCGCCTGGAAGAAGGCGGGCAACCAGCGCACCGTCATCCTGCTCGACGGCATGCGGGCGCAGTACGACCGCAGCGGCTGGGAGATCGAGACCAACGTCCAGAATCTGGTGAACCAGGGCGTCAATGTCGTCGAGCCGATCGGCGGCCCGAACAGCTTCTACACCAACTGGGACGCACCGTCGAACTTCAACGGCCAGCAGAAGCGCTACATGTGGGGCTGTGTCATCGACAACCGCCTCGTCCCCGCGCTCCGCGGCCGCGGCTTCAAGGGCAAGAACGGCAAGTACGCGATCATGGGTCTGTCCATGGGTGGTAGCGCCGCGCTGGTCCACGCCGCCAAGCGCAAGGACCTCTACTACGCCGCCGGTTCGCTCTCCGGCTACAACTTCCTGACCGCGCCGGGCATGCGCACCATGCTCCGCGTCGCGATGCTCGACGTCGCCCCCGCCCCGTGGAACATCGACTCGATGTGGGGTCCGCCGTGGAGCCCGCGCTGGGCCGCCAACGACCCGGCTCGCATCATCAACCAGCTGCACGGGCTCAAGCTGTACATCGGTGCGGGCAACGGCTTCTTCGGCAAGTACAACTACCCGAAGAACGTGGTCGACGACTTCCTCAAGGGCACACCGCTGGAGCTCCTCGCCTTCGCCACCACCAAGGCGTTCGAGATCAGCGCGACCGTCCAGGGCCTGCGTCCGATGACCTACTACGCCAACGGCACCCATGCCTGGGGCTACTGGCAGGACATGGTCTGGAACGCCAAGCGTCGCGGATTCTTCAACTGATCCCGGCCTGAACAGGCATCCGACGAGGCGCCTCCCGCAATGCGGGAGGCGCCTCGTCTTTCTTCTGTCCGGCCTTCTATTCGGCGCAGGCTTGTCAGCAAAACCCCAGGTCGCCTCGGAACTGTTGAAACTTTAGTCACACAATTCACATGAGACACAGCGTGGCGCGCACATAACCCTCTACCTTGGGTGTAGAAAAACGTGTGGAGACGCGTGCGAGGACGCACGCGTATGCAACGATCCGGGGCATCTCGAGGAGCGCGATGTGAAGAGTTCGAAGACGGCGGCGTTGCCGCGCAGGCTCGCGGCGGCGACTGCCGTGGCGACGAGCGTGACGCTGGCGGTCGGTGCGATACCGGCTCACGCCGAGCCCGCGCCGCCGGTGCCCACCACTCAGGTCGCGCCGAAGCCGAAGCCGACCAAGACGCCGAAGAAGGATGCGCCGAAGCCCGGTGCGTCCTCCTCGAAGGCTCCCAAGCCCAGCGCCAAGCCGAAGCCCGCGCCGCCGGCGACGGTCACCAAGGTCAACTGGTACTCGGCGCATCGGGTGGCCCTGTGGGTGCACTCGCCGGCGATGAACACCGACATCCAGGTGCAGATGCTTCTGGCCCGCGACTGGTTCTCCGATCCGAAGGCCAAGTTCCCGCAGCTGACCATGCTCGACGGTCTCCGCGCGCAGGACGATCAGAACGGCTGGATGATCAACACCAACGTCGAGGAGTTCTACGCCGACAAGAACGTCAACGTGGTGCTCCCGGTCGGCGGCGAGTCGAGCTTCTACACGAACTGGAAGGAGCCCGACCGCGGCAAGAACTACCAGTGGGAGACGTTCCTGACCAAGGAGCTGCCCCCGATCCTGGAGAACGACTGGCGGTCCACCGACGTCCGGGCGATCGAGGGCCTGTCGATGGGCGGCACCGCCGCGATGATGCTCGCCGCGCGCAATCCCGGCTTCTACAAGTTCGCGGGCTCGTTCTCGGGCATCCTGCAGATGACGTCCTACGGCATGCCGCAGGCCATCCAGTTCGCTCTGCGTGACGGCGGCGGCTACGACTCGGCCAAGATGTTCGGTCCGCCGAGCGATCCGGCGTGGAAGGAGCACGACCCGTACGTCCTCGCCGACAAGCTCAAGGGCACCAGCCTGTACATCTCGTCGGGCAACGGCGTCGTCGGACCGCACGACAAGCCGTCCGACATCCCGCTGCTGGCCACCAACTACTCCGGCGTGGGCCTCGAAGTGCTCTCCCGGGTCACCAGCCAGCAGTTCGCCGCCAAGCTGAACAAGCTCGGCATCCACGGTCAGGCCGTCTACCGGCCATCCGGAACCCACACGTGGCCGTACTGGCAGTTCGAGATGGTGCAGGCCTGGCCGCAGGTGGCCGGAGCACTCGGTATCGCGGGCGACAAGGTCGCCTGCACCGTCGGACCGGCCTTCGCCAAGGCTCCGCAGATCAAGGACCTCGGCGGCTGTCTCACGCCCGAGTACGCCGTGCCGGGCGGTCGGGCCCAGGACTTCCGCAACGGGCGGATCTTCACCGGACCGAAGGGTCCCAAGGTGGTCGCGGGTGCGATCGGCGGCGTCTACGTACCGACCATGGAGCGTCTCGGGCTGCCGACCTCCGACGAGCTGACCGGACGCGACGGCGTCAAGTACAACACCTTCGAACGCGGCAAGATCGTGTGGACCCCGCAGTCCGGCGCGAGAGTCGAGTGAGATGGCCCACCACCTGGCTGAACACTCCCTGAGTATTGTCCGTGCCTTCATCGTGGAGACGGCTCGGCGGGCCGGTTCGTGCCCGTCGGGCCGGTAGGGTCGCAGGCATGAGTGTGAAGTTCTTCCGCGTCGCGGTGACCACCGGCGCCGTTCTCCTCGCGATCGGTGCGTTGGCCGCATGCAACGACTCGACGACGACGAGCGCGCCGATCGGCACCGAAGCCGTCACCACGACGTCGATAGAACCGTCCGACTCGAGCCTGTCCGCCGCCAAGTCGTCCGACGATGCCGAGGCGTCGAAGGAGGCCGAAGCCGGCGCATCGCGGGCCAGTTCGTCGGTGCCCGACACCAAGCCGGACGACTCGACCAAGGTGCCGCGCGAGTTCCCGGGCGTCACCACACCGGCCGGAGTCAAGCTGACCGACAAGCAGAAGGCGTATCTGGCCGAC from Gordonia humi encodes:
- a CDS encoding alpha/beta hydrolase-fold protein, with amino-acid sequence MKSSKTAALPRRLAAATAVATSVTLAVGAIPAHAEPAPPVPTTQVAPKPKPTKTPKKDAPKPGASSSKAPKPSAKPKPAPPATVTKVNWYSAHRVALWVHSPAMNTDIQVQMLLARDWFSDPKAKFPQLTMLDGLRAQDDQNGWMINTNVEEFYADKNVNVVLPVGGESSFYTNWKEPDRGKNYQWETFLTKELPPILENDWRSTDVRAIEGLSMGGTAAMMLAARNPGFYKFAGSFSGILQMTSYGMPQAIQFALRDGGGYDSAKMFGPPSDPAWKEHDPYVLADKLKGTSLYISSGNGVVGPHDKPSDIPLLATNYSGVGLEVLSRVTSQQFAAKLNKLGIHGQAVYRPSGTHTWPYWQFEMVQAWPQVAGALGIAGDKVACTVGPAFAKAPQIKDLGGCLTPEYAVPGGRAQDFRNGRIFTGPKGPKVVAGAIGGVYVPTMERLGLPTSDELTGRDGVKYNTFERGKIVWTPQSGARVE
- a CDS encoding alpha/beta hydrolase, whose product is MREAKSTRRYGRKLTALVLAVLTAMGVMATSMGTGKADAAPGFQEFWIDACGMPTNGAFGNKSMAPGKVKVRAWKKAGNQRTVILLDGMRAQYDRSGWEIETNVQNLVNQGVNVVEPIGGPNSFYTNWDAPSNFNGQQKRYMWGCVIDNRLVPALRGRGFKGKNGKYAIMGLSMGGSAALVHAAKRKDLYYAAGSLSGYNFLTAPGMRTMLRVAMLDVAPAPWNIDSMWGPPWSPRWAANDPARIINQLHGLKLYIGAGNGFFGKYNYPKNVVDDFLKGTPLELLAFATTKAFEISATVQGLRPMTYYANGTHAWGYWQDMVWNAKRRGFFN